The [Bacillus] selenitireducens MLS10 genome includes a region encoding these proteins:
- the betA gene encoding choline dehydrogenase, whose product MSEKYDVVIIGGGSAGCVMANRLSEDENRSVLVLEAGRKDFSWDLLIQMPAALPFPAGKSLYDWKYESDPEPYMGQRRISHARGKVLGGSSSINGMIYQRGNPLDYERWGKDPGMENWDFAHCLPYFKRLESALGSDKDDPYRGHDGPLKLERGPAKNPLFQAFFDAAVEAGYNRTPDVNGFRQEGFGPFDKHLYKGRRMSASRAYLQPVMKRKNLTVKTRAFVSSIDFEGKRAKGVTYKRNGKVHQIEAGEVILAGGAINTPQMLQLSGVGDAQHLRSLGIKPVVDLPGVGENLQDHLEAYIQYSCPKPVSEQPNLSLHRMPWIGLQWIFARKGAAATNHFEGGGFVRSNDIVDYPNLMFHFLPVAVRYDGTKADTKHGFQVHVGPMYSDARGSLKITSKDPRKHPSMVYNYLSTEQDRREWIEAVRISRNIMAQDAIKPYNSGEIAPGPEVQTDDEILEWVAKDAETALHPSCTAKMGPASDPMAVVDPESMKVHGLENVRVVDASAMPYVTNGNIHAPVLMLAEKAADLIRGKKPLEPEHLDFYRHGVHPADAGVEKK is encoded by the coding sequence ATGAGTGAAAAGTATGATGTCGTGATTATTGGTGGAGGAAGCGCGGGGTGCGTCATGGCAAACCGCTTGAGTGAAGATGAGAACCGGAGTGTCCTAGTCCTTGAAGCGGGGCGTAAGGATTTCTCATGGGATTTACTGATTCAGATGCCGGCGGCACTGCCGTTCCCGGCGGGGAAGTCGCTCTATGACTGGAAGTATGAATCGGACCCTGAGCCTTATATGGGCCAGCGTCGCATCAGCCATGCCCGCGGCAAGGTCCTCGGCGGATCAAGCTCCATCAACGGCATGATCTATCAGCGCGGTAATCCGCTCGACTATGAGCGATGGGGCAAAGATCCGGGTATGGAGAACTGGGATTTTGCCCACTGCCTGCCGTACTTCAAGCGCCTTGAATCTGCGCTCGGTTCTGACAAGGATGATCCGTATCGCGGTCATGACGGTCCGTTGAAGCTTGAACGCGGACCGGCGAAGAATCCGCTTTTCCAGGCGTTTTTTGACGCGGCAGTCGAAGCGGGCTACAACCGCACACCTGACGTGAACGGGTTCCGCCAGGAAGGCTTTGGTCCCTTTGACAAGCACTTGTATAAAGGCCGCCGCATGTCCGCATCACGCGCGTATTTGCAGCCGGTCATGAAGCGGAAGAACCTGACCGTAAAAACCCGTGCGTTCGTGTCGAGTATCGACTTTGAGGGCAAGCGTGCGAAAGGCGTGACCTACAAGCGTAACGGCAAGGTGCATCAGATTGAGGCAGGCGAAGTGATTCTCGCCGGCGGTGCGATCAACACGCCGCAGATGCTTCAGCTTTCCGGTGTCGGTGACGCGCAGCATCTGCGTTCCCTCGGTATCAAGCCGGTCGTCGATCTGCCGGGTGTCGGGGAGAACCTGCAGGATCACCTTGAAGCCTATATCCAGTACTCGTGCCCGAAGCCGGTCTCTGAGCAGCCGAACCTGAGCCTGCACCGGATGCCGTGGATTGGCCTGCAGTGGATCTTCGCACGTAAAGGTGCCGCAGCGACGAACCACTTTGAAGGCGGCGGATTCGTGCGCTCCAATGACATCGTCGACTATCCGAACCTAATGTTCCACTTCTTGCCGGTAGCCGTCCGTTATGACGGTACGAAGGCAGATACGAAGCACGGTTTCCAGGTCCACGTCGGCCCGATGTATTCCGACGCGCGGGGTTCTTTGAAGATCACGTCCAAGGATCCGCGCAAGCATCCGAGCATGGTCTACAACTACCTTTCCACGGAACAGGACCGCCGCGAGTGGATCGAAGCGGTACGCATTTCCCGGAACATCATGGCTCAGGACGCGATCAAGCCGTATAACTCCGGCGAGATTGCCCCTGGACCTGAAGTCCAGACCGATGACGAGATCCTCGAATGGGTTGCAAAAGATGCCGAAACGGCTCTTCACCCGTCCTGCACAGCCAAGATGGGACCTGCATCCGATCCGATGGCCGTCGTCGATCCGGAGAGCATGAAAGTGCACGGCCTTGAGAACGTCCGCGTTGTCGATGCGTCTGCGATGCCGTATGTCACGAACGGCAACATCCACGCACCGGTCCTTATGCTTGCTGAAAAAGCAGCGGACCTTATCCGCGGCAAGAAGCCCCTGGAGCCGGAACACCTCGATTTCTACCGTCACGGTGTTCACCCGGCCGACGCAGGTGTGGAAAAGAAATAA
- a CDS encoding xanthine/uracil/vitamin C permease — translation MTHPNTPLWKKGDIDGFFGLFTNNLTNLLVMAGLLTVSLGMPAGIVYGRIIPAVGLSIFISSLIYTWLAYRLSQREQRTTVTALPSGTSVPHMFLIVFLIMGPVYWQTGDPMIAWYAGLAWCFIEGIIELFGSVIGPKVKQLLPRAAMLGTLAGVSITFIAMTPAMQTFHLPYIGLITFILILLNFYGKTAMPFKIPVGLVVIVIGTIIGWTAGQMNIQELRGALTDLEVNVPLFSFSGITEGFSVALPFLISAIPLGIYNFFETIDNIESATAAGDTYDTRQALVADGSTTILASLFGSPFPTAVYIGHGGWKAAGAGIGYTWLTGAMVLIMTVAGIIPVLLALIPLVAIVPILIYIGLFIGAQAFQTTEARHAPAVLLAVLPWLADWGRSQIDTGFGEAGISAADVGFDALAKAGLEYEGMMIFGSGAILIGMLWSTALVFIIDEQLDRAAVTIWTGAVLSWFGIIHAETVGLWIGWEMGLSYAAAGVIVWYFHKKKQSASNTTITEAGEDLPRRN, via the coding sequence TTGACACATCCGAACACACCTTTATGGAAGAAGGGTGATATCGACGGTTTTTTCGGCCTCTTTACAAATAACTTAACGAATTTACTGGTCATGGCAGGCTTACTGACGGTATCACTGGGTATGCCCGCCGGGATCGTATACGGCCGGATTATACCTGCAGTGGGACTGTCGATCTTCATCAGCAGCCTGATCTACACCTGGCTTGCCTACCGGCTCAGCCAGCGTGAACAGCGCACGACCGTAACCGCACTGCCTTCAGGGACGAGCGTTCCGCATATGTTCCTGATTGTATTCTTGATTATGGGGCCGGTTTACTGGCAGACGGGTGATCCGATGATTGCCTGGTACGCCGGACTGGCCTGGTGCTTCATTGAAGGCATTATTGAATTATTCGGCTCCGTCATCGGACCGAAAGTAAAACAACTACTACCTCGTGCAGCCATGCTCGGCACACTTGCAGGCGTGTCCATCACCTTTATCGCGATGACGCCTGCGATGCAGACCTTTCATTTGCCTTATATCGGACTGATTACGTTTATTCTGATTTTGCTGAACTTCTACGGCAAAACGGCGATGCCTTTCAAGATTCCCGTCGGTCTCGTCGTCATTGTCATCGGAACAATCATCGGCTGGACTGCCGGACAGATGAACATCCAGGAGCTCAGAGGAGCACTGACGGATCTCGAGGTGAATGTCCCGCTCTTTTCCTTTTCCGGCATCACGGAAGGATTCAGCGTGGCCCTGCCGTTTTTGATCTCGGCGATTCCCCTCGGCATTTATAATTTCTTTGAAACGATCGATAACATCGAGAGTGCCACAGCGGCCGGGGATACGTACGACACCCGTCAGGCGCTCGTGGCAGACGGCTCGACGACGATTCTCGCGAGCCTGTTCGGAAGCCCGTTCCCAACAGCCGTCTATATCGGTCACGGGGGATGGAAAGCGGCGGGTGCCGGTATCGGTTACACCTGGCTCACCGGGGCCATGGTGCTGATCATGACGGTGGCGGGGATTATTCCGGTCCTCCTGGCTCTGATCCCGCTTGTCGCCATCGTACCGATCCTGATTTACATCGGGCTCTTTATCGGTGCCCAGGCTTTTCAGACAACAGAAGCCCGGCACGCGCCGGCCGTACTCCTGGCCGTACTCCCGTGGCTTGCAGACTGGGGACGGAGTCAGATCGACACCGGATTCGGTGAGGCGGGGATCTCGGCGGCGGACGTCGGCTTTGATGCACTCGCAAAAGCGGGGCTCGAATACGAAGGGATGATGATCTTCGGAAGCGGGGCGATCCTGATCGGGATGCTCTGGTCCACCGCCCTTGTCTTTATTATTGATGAACAGCTCGACCGCGCAGCCGTGACGATATGGACCGGCGCTGTCCTCTCCTGGTTTGGCATCATCCATGCCGAAACCGTCGGACTCTGGATCGGCTGGGAGATGGGACTCAGCTACGCAGCGGCAGGCGTGATCGTCTGGTATTTTCACAAGAAGAAACAATCGGCTTCAAACACAACCATTACAGAGGCAGGCGAAGACCTGCCAAGGAGGAATTAG
- a CDS encoding YlbE family protein, whose product MTTTLFQTELKPVNIGTDTFKQDLTKQGLAAVQVDWRPPAGGNLALVKALDGLMDRPDIDEANKKVTAILKSAHPVLVDMQKAIDVIPGMHDKLFLHAGPPIEWARMCGPMQGAIIGAILFEGLADNEADARKLAESGELSFAPCHSHQAVGPMAGVLSPSMPVHVVENKEHGNRAYCSINEGLGKVLRYGAFSEEVINRLTWLKESFMPVMQRALQAAKNGIDLKALIAQALHMGDEVHNRNKAATSLFIREMLPYLMQDKDHEAMQEALSFMNQNDHYFLNLSMPACKASLDAAHGVKNATIVTTMARNGVDFGIRVSGLGEDEWFTAPANYVKGLVFPGFKEDDAAPDIGDSTITETMGIGGFTMGGAPAIVQFVGGTVSDAMAYSEQMYQITTDENSNYSIPTLDFRGSPVGIDVRKVIDTNILPIINTGMAHKTAGVGQVGAGLVEPPAACFEQALMTLANEKEAVTHE is encoded by the coding sequence ATGACAACGACACTCTTTCAAACAGAACTGAAGCCGGTGAACATCGGCACGGACACGTTTAAGCAGGACTTGACGAAACAGGGGCTCGCGGCGGTCCAGGTGGACTGGCGCCCTCCTGCCGGGGGGAACCTCGCTCTTGTCAAAGCCCTCGACGGTCTGATGGACCGTCCGGACATCGATGAAGCAAACAAAAAGGTGACAGCCATTCTGAAGAGCGCGCATCCGGTGCTCGTCGATATGCAAAAGGCGATCGACGTCATTCCCGGGATGCATGACAAGCTGTTCCTGCACGCAGGCCCCCCGATCGAATGGGCCCGCATGTGCGGACCGATGCAGGGTGCGATCATTGGTGCGATCCTCTTTGAGGGCCTCGCAGACAATGAAGCGGACGCAAGAAAGCTTGCCGAGTCCGGTGAGCTGAGTTTTGCGCCGTGTCACAGCCATCAAGCCGTCGGGCCAATGGCCGGGGTCCTCTCTCCGTCCATGCCGGTGCATGTCGTGGAGAACAAAGAACACGGCAACCGCGCCTACTGCAGCATCAACGAGGGACTCGGGAAAGTGCTTCGCTACGGGGCCTTTAGTGAAGAGGTCATCAATCGCCTCACATGGCTGAAGGAATCGTTCATGCCGGTCATGCAGCGGGCGTTGCAGGCGGCAAAGAACGGGATTGACCTGAAGGCGCTTATCGCCCAGGCCCTGCATATGGGGGACGAGGTCCATAACCGGAACAAGGCGGCGACGAGCCTGTTTATCCGGGAGATGCTGCCTTATCTTATGCAAGACAAGGATCACGAGGCAATGCAGGAAGCCCTCTCGTTCATGAATCAGAATGATCACTACTTCTTGAATCTGTCCATGCCGGCCTGCAAGGCGTCCCTGGACGCGGCGCACGGTGTGAAGAATGCCACGATCGTGACGACGATGGCGCGTAACGGCGTCGATTTCGGGATCCGTGTCAGCGGGCTCGGCGAAGACGAGTGGTTCACGGCCCCTGCGAACTATGTGAAAGGGCTCGTGTTCCCGGGATTCAAAGAAGACGATGCGGCTCCGGATATCGGTGATTCGACGATCACGGAGACGATGGGCATCGGCGGCTTCACGATGGGGGGCGCACCTGCCATTGTGCAGTTTGTCGGCGGCACGGTCAGTGACGCCATGGCCTACAGTGAACAGATGTACCAGATTACGACAGACGAGAACAGCAACTACTCGATCCCGACGCTCGATTTCCGCGGTTCACCCGTCGGCATTGACGTAAGAAAAGTCATCGACACGAATATCCTTCCGATTATCAATACCGGTATGGCCCACAAAACAGCAGGCGTCGGGCAAGTGGGCGCAGGTCTTGTGGAACCGCCTGCAGCCTGCTTCGAACAGGCGCTGATGACACTTGCAAATGAAAAGGAGGCTGTCACTCATGAGTAA
- a CDS encoding YncE family protein, producing MPDRLIVLNKDEDTLSIVNADTGMTEKTVATSHNPHELVVSRDGLKTYIACSLGNTVDILDNRTFEIVRHLTHPDFDFPHGLGLTNDGKKLYLASTFSEKVFIIDTKTDEIESVTKTGQKLSHMISFSPDGNTVYIPNIGSHNLTVMDTDTETITTHIPVGKGPEGVAVHPDGRHLYVANQEEDTLHILDTESHEVLYKRRVGHVPVRLVFSPDGKYALIANRESNDVSIIDTAQHINGETRPWEIKRLPVGVWAGGIVFSPDGQKAYVANNKTNDVSVIDMTTLKEERRFDVGIHPDGIAYLEKRT from the coding sequence ATGCCAGACAGACTGATTGTACTGAACAAAGACGAAGACACGCTTTCCATCGTGAATGCGGATACGGGAATGACAGAAAAAACGGTGGCGACGAGTCACAACCCTCATGAGCTTGTCGTGAGCCGTGACGGCCTGAAGACGTATATCGCCTGTTCACTCGGGAACACGGTGGACATCCTCGATAACCGCACGTTTGAGATCGTCAGGCACCTGACGCATCCGGATTTTGATTTCCCGCACGGCCTCGGGCTGACAAACGACGGCAAAAAGCTCTATCTCGCGTCGACGTTCAGTGAGAAAGTATTCATTATTGATACAAAGACCGACGAGATCGAATCGGTCACAAAAACAGGTCAGAAGCTCTCACATATGATCAGCTTCTCACCCGACGGGAACACCGTCTACATCCCGAACATCGGCAGTCATAACCTGACGGTCATGGATACGGACACGGAGACGATCACGACCCATATCCCTGTCGGCAAAGGGCCGGAAGGGGTGGCGGTGCATCCGGATGGACGGCACCTTTATGTGGCGAATCAGGAGGAGGATACCCTCCACATCCTCGATACAGAATCACACGAGGTCCTCTACAAACGCCGGGTCGGTCATGTGCCGGTCAGGCTCGTCTTCTCACCTGACGGCAAATACGCCCTGATTGCGAACCGGGAATCGAACGACGTCTCCATCATCGATACCGCCCAGCACATCAACGGCGAGACCAGGCCCTGGGAGATCAAGCGCCTGCCTGTCGGCGTCTGGGCCGGTGGGATCGTCTTCTCTCCGGACGGCCAAAAAGCCTATGTGGCCAATAACAAAACAAACGACGTCTCGGTGATCGACATGACCACCCTGAAAGAAGAGAGGCGCTTTGACGTCGGGATTCACCCTGACGGGATTGCGTATCTCGAAAAGCGCACATAA
- the arcC gene encoding carbamate kinase encodes MSKMLIALGGNALGETPREQKILVKETAVSIVDLVERGHQVVVVHGNGPQVGMIHSSMDYAAANGEGTNMPFPECGAMSQGYIGFHLQNAIQNELTRRQVKRGVATVVTQVEVDEQDQAFRNPTKPIGGFYSKEDADRLTKEKGFTMIEDSGRGYRRVVPSPKPVAIVEQDQIATLLDTHGIVIAAGGGGIPVIRTDEGLEGVSAVIDKDAASNRLAQDLDLDYLFMLTAVERVAVNFNTPNQRNLDRVSVKEARDYIEDDQFPAGSMLPKVEAALDFVESATGRRAIIGALEKATEALNGKSGTTFFPEESPVTNHTN; translated from the coding sequence ATGAGTAAAATGCTGATTGCCCTTGGCGGGAACGCCCTCGGCGAAACGCCGCGTGAACAGAAGATTCTTGTTAAGGAAACGGCCGTATCCATCGTGGATCTTGTGGAGCGTGGCCACCAGGTCGTCGTCGTGCACGGCAACGGCCCGCAGGTCGGTATGATTCATTCATCCATGGACTATGCAGCGGCGAACGGGGAAGGCACCAACATGCCGTTCCCGGAGTGCGGGGCAATGAGTCAGGGCTACATCGGTTTTCATCTGCAAAACGCCATTCAGAATGAGCTGACCAGGCGCCAGGTGAAGCGGGGTGTGGCAACAGTTGTGACCCAAGTCGAGGTTGATGAGCAAGATCAGGCATTCAGGAATCCGACAAAGCCCATTGGCGGTTTCTATTCAAAAGAAGACGCGGACAGGCTCACAAAAGAAAAAGGCTTCACGATGATTGAGGATTCCGGGCGGGGCTACCGCAGGGTCGTGCCGTCACCGAAGCCGGTCGCAATTGTGGAACAAGACCAGATCGCAACGCTTCTTGATACCCACGGTATCGTGATTGCAGCGGGAGGCGGGGGCATTCCGGTCATCCGCACGGATGAAGGTCTTGAAGGCGTCAGCGCCGTCATCGATAAAGACGCGGCATCGAACCGCCTTGCGCAGGACCTTGATCTCGATTACCTGTTCATGCTCACCGCCGTCGAGCGTGTCGCGGTCAACTTCAACACACCGAACCAGCGGAACCTTGACCGCGTGTCGGTGAAAGAAGCCCGGGACTATATCGAGGACGATCAGTTCCCTGCAGGAAGCATGCTTCCGAAAGTGGAAGCCGCCCTCGACTTTGTGGAATCGGCTACAGGACGCCGTGCGATTATCGGCGCGTTGGAAAAAGCGACAGAAGCGCTGAACGGGAAATCAGGCACCACCTTTTTCCCGGAAGAATCCCCGGTAACAAACCATACAAACTGA
- the fdrA gene encoding acyl-CoA synthetase FdrA — MEKQVIIRKNAYYDSVTLMSLASKIEQLDGVHDAIVAMATAMNKELAGDIGLVTDEVEAAGDNDLLLAVSAENEKALEEAFTAIEAAFEAKSSQANKQTEKTYTNTKEALRDHEEANLAIISVSGEFAAREAEIALKKGLHVMIFSDNVSVEDERRLKELGRNKGLFVMGPDCGTAILNGTGLCFANSVRRGNIGLVAASGTGLQEVTVQIDRLGGGVSQGIGTGGRDLSKDIGGLMMLQGIKALEEDPDTDVIVLISKPPAKEVQDLVLEQVKASRKPVVISFIDGDPAAAVSAGAIFGYSLTDTAIKAVALSKGEEAPDKPADQFDKEAWETVLNGVREKRSDSQIDIRGLYGGGTLCAEALSIMRQEGLSVKSNVAKREEEKLFNTRESEGHVLLDLGEDEFTVGKPHPMIDPTTRNQRLLQEAADEKTAVILMDFELGYGSHEDPVGVSLPFIEEARVNNPSLAIVSYVCGTATDPQGLESAESRLREAGVAVANSNVEAVRLAVHLQAAREVSA; from the coding sequence ATGGAAAAACAGGTGATCATCAGAAAGAATGCGTACTATGATTCTGTCACACTCATGTCATTAGCCAGTAAAATCGAACAGCTCGACGGCGTCCATGACGCCATCGTTGCCATGGCGACGGCGATGAATAAAGAACTGGCCGGTGATATCGGTCTCGTCACTGACGAGGTGGAAGCGGCAGGGGATAATGATCTCCTTCTCGCTGTATCGGCAGAGAATGAAAAAGCGCTGGAAGAGGCGTTCACAGCCATCGAGGCAGCGTTTGAGGCGAAATCATCACAGGCAAATAAGCAGACAGAAAAGACGTACACGAACACGAAAGAAGCCCTCCGTGATCACGAAGAGGCGAATCTGGCGATTATATCCGTATCCGGTGAATTTGCCGCAAGAGAAGCGGAGATTGCCCTGAAGAAAGGGCTTCACGTCATGATCTTCAGTGACAACGTATCGGTGGAGGATGAGCGGAGACTCAAAGAACTCGGACGCAACAAGGGACTGTTCGTCATGGGACCTGACTGCGGAACGGCGATTCTCAATGGCACGGGACTCTGTTTTGCCAACAGCGTACGCCGGGGGAACATCGGCCTTGTTGCCGCATCGGGAACCGGCCTTCAGGAAGTGACCGTGCAGATCGATCGCCTCGGCGGCGGCGTTTCGCAGGGTATTGGCACCGGCGGCCGGGATCTCTCGAAGGACATTGGCGGCCTGATGATGCTTCAGGGGATCAAAGCCCTCGAAGAAGATCCGGACACGGACGTGATTGTACTGATCTCAAAGCCGCCGGCAAAAGAAGTGCAGGACCTGGTCCTTGAACAGGTGAAGGCGTCAAGAAAGCCCGTGGTCATCTCCTTCATTGATGGAGATCCTGCGGCAGCGGTTTCGGCAGGGGCGATCTTCGGCTACTCCCTGACGGATACCGCGATCAAAGCCGTGGCTCTCTCAAAAGGAGAAGAAGCACCGGACAAACCGGCGGACCAGTTTGACAAGGAAGCGTGGGAAACGGTCCTGAACGGCGTGAGGGAGAAACGAAGCGATAGCCAGATCGATATCCGCGGTCTGTACGGTGGCGGCACACTCTGCGCCGAAGCTCTCTCGATCATGCGTCAGGAAGGCTTAAGCGTTAAGAGCAACGTGGCGAAGCGCGAGGAAGAGAAGCTCTTCAATACCCGGGAGAGTGAAGGACATGTCCTGCTTGATCTCGGCGAAGACGAGTTCACCGTAGGCAAGCCGCATCCGATGATTGATCCGACGACACGGAACCAGCGCCTCCTGCAAGAAGCAGCGGATGAGAAGACGGCGGTGATTCTGATGGACTTCGAACTCGGCTACGGATCGCACGAAGACCCTGTCGGTGTCAGCCTGCCGTTCATCGAAGAAGCACGGGTGAACAACCCGTCGCTTGCGATCGTCTCTTATGTATGCGGAACCGCCACTGATCCACAGGGACTTGAATCAGCAGAATCGCGCCTGAGAGAAGCGGGTGTCGCCGTCGCCAACAGCAATGTGGAAGCGGTCCGGCTCGCCGTTCATCTGCAGGCAGCCAGGGAGGTATCAGCATGA
- a CDS encoding bile acid:sodium symporter family protein: METVARISQFFSKYFAVIVITVSLVAFFTPDTFAWIAAYITVLLGIVMFGMGTTMRLSDFKVVAQKPLPVLIGLLAQFLVMPLTAFLIATVLGLPPELAAGLVLVGACPGGTASNVMVYLSKGDVPVSVAMTSVSTMLAPILTPLAVLLLAGQWLPVSTGDMVMSIVEVIIVPIALGLLARRLLPGVVDKGQAALPLVSVTAIMLIVTAVVAVNAENIITSGLAVFAAVILHNGFGLFLGYAAAMWAGLDETKRRAISMEVGMQNSGLGAALATAHFSPLAALPSAIFSVWHNISGPLLVSFWNRSNKQPAETKQAVNQ; this comes from the coding sequence ATGGAGACAGTCGCAAGAATCAGTCAGTTTTTCAGCAAGTATTTTGCCGTCATCGTCATTACGGTATCGCTCGTGGCCTTTTTCACACCGGACACGTTCGCCTGGATTGCCGCCTACATCACGGTCCTGCTTGGCATCGTCATGTTCGGCATGGGGACGACGATGCGTCTGAGCGACTTTAAAGTCGTGGCCCAGAAACCCCTGCCTGTTCTGATTGGGCTCCTGGCCCAGTTCCTCGTCATGCCCTTGACCGCTTTTCTTATCGCGACGGTCCTCGGGCTGCCGCCGGAGCTCGCTGCAGGACTTGTACTCGTCGGCGCCTGCCCGGGTGGAACGGCATCAAATGTGATGGTCTACCTGTCAAAGGGGGATGTTCCGGTATCGGTCGCCATGACGTCGGTGTCGACGATGCTCGCCCCGATTTTGACACCGCTCGCTGTGCTCCTGTTGGCCGGCCAGTGGCTGCCAGTGAGTACAGGTGATATGGTCATGTCGATCGTGGAGGTCATCATTGTGCCGATTGCCCTCGGGCTTCTCGCGAGAAGGCTCTTACCGGGGGTGGTGGATAAAGGCCAAGCGGCCCTTCCCCTCGTGTCCGTGACAGCAATCATGCTCATCGTCACCGCCGTCGTTGCCGTCAATGCCGAGAACATCATCACATCCGGTCTCGCCGTATTTGCAGCAGTGATCCTGCATAACGGCTTCGGCCTTTTCTTAGGCTACGCCGCGGCGATGTGGGCCGGCCTCGATGAAACGAAGCGCCGGGCGATTTCCATGGAAGTGGGGATGCAGAACTCCGGCCTCGGTGCTGCCCTTGCGACAGCCCACTTCAGTCCCCTGGCGGCCCTTCCGAGCGCGATCTTTTCGGTTTGGCACAACATATCCGGACCGCTGCTTGTCTCCTTCTGGAACCGCAGCAACAAGCAGCCTGCAGAAACAAAACAGGCTGTGAATCAGTAG
- a CDS encoding cysteine hydrolase family protein has translation MTHVQAQAKPYEFTFDPKTTALVLIDMQRDFVAPGGFGEKLGNDISATRAIIPATQEMLEAAREAGMMVIHTREGHRTDLSDCPPSKLNRGKKQGAGIGDVGPMGRILVRGEYGHDLVDELKPVEGEVVIDKPGKGAFYMTDLESVLLNRGITHLLVGGVTTHVCVQSTIREANDRGFDCLLLEDCSAAFDPKDHEDSIRMIHQQGGIFGWTSTSDEVKKALASRN, from the coding sequence ATGACACATGTACAGGCACAGGCAAAACCGTATGAATTCACGTTTGATCCAAAGACAACGGCACTCGTTCTGATCGACATGCAGCGGGATTTCGTTGCCCCTGGCGGCTTTGGCGAAAAGCTCGGGAACGACATTTCCGCAACGCGGGCCATTATTCCGGCGACCCAAGAGATGCTTGAAGCAGCCCGGGAAGCAGGCATGATGGTCATTCATACCCGCGAAGGCCACCGCACGGACCTGTCTGACTGCCCGCCGAGTAAACTGAACCGCGGCAAGAAGCAGGGCGCAGGAATCGGAGACGTGGGCCCGATGGGACGGATTCTCGTCCGCGGTGAATACGGGCACGATCTCGTGGATGAACTGAAGCCCGTTGAAGGGGAAGTTGTCATTGACAAGCCGGGAAAAGGCGCATTCTATATGACGGATCTTGAATCGGTCCTGTTGAACCGCGGGATCACCCATCTCCTCGTCGGCGGTGTCACGACGCACGTCTGCGTGCAGTCCACGATACGCGAAGCGAACGATCGCGGCTTTGACTGCCTCCTTCTTGAAGACTGCTCGGCGGCCTTTGATCCGAAAGATCATGAAGATTCCATCCGCATGATTCACCAGCAGGGCGGCATCTTCGGCTGGACCTCCACGTCAGATGAAGTGAAAAAGGCGCTTGCATCCCGTAATTGA
- a CDS encoding DUF2877 domain-containing protein: MIRLDRHARDWLNSEASNTPVVHSIFDHVINVKTTRGTLVTIQKQGLPMQPATIQPGERDFVAIMDACKNPSKQIDLQFLKEREADTVSLAIPALMPLENAADPITFLRAWLKAHGNRGGLYAVLFPERVPAPTLMERKLAAVWAVSEEAYRFGGLTGLGVGLTPSGDDALHGLVAVMHAFLGKEAACRVSGDSRHRLMMTTDVSRTMLTHAFSGETNESLLALLKVLSAGSWLETEEAFRDVNRIGSTSGTDTLIGVLKGLQLVQAEQIRRNRHHGKTGDHQKECVL; encoded by the coding sequence ATGATCCGCCTCGATCGGCACGCTCGCGACTGGCTGAATTCAGAAGCGTCCAACACCCCGGTCGTGCACAGCATCTTTGACCATGTCATCAATGTGAAGACAACGCGTGGCACGCTCGTCACGATACAGAAGCAGGGACTGCCAATGCAGCCGGCAACGATCCAACCCGGTGAACGGGACTTCGTCGCCATCATGGATGCATGCAAAAATCCAAGTAAACAGATTGATTTACAATTTTTAAAAGAGCGGGAGGCCGACACGGTCTCTCTCGCGATACCGGCGCTCATGCCACTTGAGAACGCGGCGGATCCGATCACATTCTTACGGGCCTGGCTGAAGGCACACGGAAACCGTGGCGGCCTGTATGCGGTTCTGTTTCCCGAGCGGGTACCGGCCCCGACGCTGATGGAGCGAAAGCTTGCTGCTGTCTGGGCGGTCTCGGAAGAGGCATACCGGTTTGGCGGACTGACGGGACTCGGTGTCGGGCTGACGCCTTCCGGTGACGACGCCCTTCACGGCCTCGTGGCGGTGATGCATGCGTTCCTAGGCAAAGAGGCCGCGTGCCGGGTGAGCGGCGACAGCCGTCACCGGCTGATGATGACGACGGATGTGAGCCGGACAATGCTCACACACGCCTTCTCAGGAGAGACGAATGAAAGCCTCCTCGCCCTCCTGAAGGTCCTGTCGGCGGGAAGCTGGCTCGAAACGGAGGAAGCCTTCAGGGACGTGAACCGGATCGGATCGACGTCCGGAACGGACACCCTGATTGGCGTATTGAAAGGCTTACAGCTCGTGCAAGCAGAACAGATAAGGAGGAATCGGCACCATGGAAAAACAGGTGATCATCAGAAAGAATGCGTACTATGA